One window of Tenacibaculum maritimum NCIMB 2154 genomic DNA carries:
- a CDS encoding tetratricopeptide repeat protein, whose translation MKKINNMKVLQKILLLCLFFAAATINAQQDTLQLQRESRALLREGNKLYNLQKYTDASVAYKKALGKNSKYDKASYNLGNAFYQEKNYKEAIPQFELTAKTAKDKFTKAEAYHNIGNAMLEQKKYQEAVDAYKNALRNNPNDDETRYNLAVAQKSLKKENQKNKNKNKDQQDKQDKNKKDNQQKEEQKDKKDQQKGGKDKDQQNQDKKDDQQKENQKNKKDEQQQKPQQGKMSPEQVKQLLESLNNEEKKTQKKMNVKKSKGKKIKQEKDW comes from the coding sequence ATGAAGAAAATAAATAATATGAAAGTGCTACAAAAAATACTATTACTATGTTTATTTTTTGCCGCTGCAACGATAAATGCACAGCAAGATACGCTTCAACTACAACGTGAATCTAGAGCATTGCTTCGAGAGGGTAACAAACTCTACAATTTACAGAAATACACAGATGCTTCCGTTGCTTATAAAAAGGCACTAGGAAAAAACAGCAAATATGATAAAGCTAGTTATAACCTCGGAAATGCTTTTTACCAAGAAAAAAACTACAAAGAAGCCATTCCTCAATTTGAACTAACTGCTAAAACAGCCAAAGATAAATTCACAAAAGCAGAGGCTTATCATAATATTGGAAATGCGATGCTAGAGCAAAAAAAGTATCAAGAAGCAGTAGATGCTTATAAAAATGCATTACGAAATAATCCAAATGATGACGAAACCCGCTATAACTTAGCTGTTGCCCAAAAATCTTTGAAAAAAGAAAATCAAAAAAATAAAAACAAGAACAAAGATCAGCAGGATAAACAAGATAAAAATAAAAAAGACAACCAGCAAAAAGAGGAGCAGAAAGATAAAAAAGACCAGCAAAAAGGAGGAAAAGATAAAGATCAACAAAACCAAGACAAAAAAGATGACCAGCAAAAAGAGAATCAGAAAAATAAGAAAGACGAACAGCAACAAAAACCTCAACAGGGAAAAATGTCTCCAGAACAAGTAAAGCAATTGCTAGAAAGTCTTAATAATGAAGAGAAAAAGACCCAGAAAAAAATGAATGTTAAAAAATCAAAAGGTAAAAAAATCAAACAAGAGAAAGATTGGTAG
- a CDS encoding vWA domain-containing protein, whose amino-acid sequence MKWNNFEFYSPEFLWLLILIPLLGTWFFFTRKKDTATLTVPSIKGFTPANAILPKLKPLLYLLRLLALSLLIVALARPRNVAVSKKTKSNRGIDIVMAIDVSASMLAKDLKPNRLEALKKVANNFVNRRPNDRIGVVVYAGESFTQTPITSDKSIVKRTISEIKWGQLEGGTAIGMGLGSAVNRLKGSKAKSKVIILLTDGVNNAGFIDPKTATELAKELDIKVYTIGIGTNGMAPFPWAKDPRTGKLSFRNQQVEIDENLLKHIAKETQGKYFRATNNSKLEAIYNEIDKLEKTKIEEFKYYNYQEKYRFLVMLAGLLLLIEFLLKNTLFRSFI is encoded by the coding sequence ATGAAGTGGAATAATTTTGAATTTTATAGTCCAGAGTTTTTATGGTTATTAATACTAATTCCTTTATTAGGGACTTGGTTTTTCTTTACTCGTAAAAAAGACACTGCTACCTTAACGGTTCCTAGTATTAAAGGCTTTACTCCCGCTAATGCAATCTTACCAAAGCTAAAACCTCTTTTATATTTGCTACGATTACTTGCTTTAAGTTTGCTGATTGTGGCTTTAGCACGCCCTAGAAACGTGGCTGTAAGTAAAAAGACAAAAAGTAACAGAGGAATTGACATTGTTATGGCTATAGATGTTTCTGCGAGTATGCTTGCCAAAGATTTAAAACCAAATCGTTTAGAAGCGTTAAAAAAAGTTGCCAATAATTTTGTAAACCGTCGCCCCAATGATAGAATTGGAGTTGTTGTTTATGCAGGAGAAAGTTTTACACAAACTCCTATTACAAGTGATAAATCTATCGTAAAAAGAACAATATCAGAAATTAAATGGGGACAGCTAGAAGGAGGAACTGCTATTGGAATGGGCTTGGGCTCTGCTGTAAATAGATTAAAAGGTAGTAAAGCAAAAAGCAAAGTTATTATCTTATTAACAGATGGGGTAAACAACGCTGGATTCATTGATCCTAAAACGGCAACAGAACTTGCTAAGGAACTAGATATTAAAGTATATACTATTGGGATAGGTACAAATGGAATGGCTCCTTTTCCTTGGGCAAAAGATCCTAGAACAGGTAAATTATCTTTTAGAAATCAGCAAGTAGAAATTGATGAAAACTTGCTAAAGCACATTGCTAAAGAAACCCAAGGAAAATACTTTAGAGCCACTAACAATAGTAAATTGGAGGCTATTTACAACGAGATTGACAAATTGGAAAAAACAAAAATAGAAGAATTTAAATACTATAACTATCAAGAAAAATACCGCTTCCTAGTAATGTTAGCTGGCTTATTATTATTGATTGAATTTTTATTAAAAAACACCCTTTTTAGAAGCTTTATATAA
- a CDS encoding VWA domain-containing protein, translated as MYKLEEPIYFYLFTIIPVVVVVFLLVLWWKKSIQKKFAAPELLAKLAPDASTFKPILKLVVFLLGLSFLIISLINPKMGTKLKTVKREGVDVVFALDVSKSMLAEDVAPTRLEKAKQIISKIIDKLGSDRVGIIIYAGNAYPLLPITTDHASAKMFLQNANPDMVSSQGTAITEALNLAKTYYNNDEQTNRFLIMISDGEDHQEETKQIAQNLSNDGVKVYTIGIGTEKGAPIPIKLNGALIGYKKNRKGETVITQRKPEVLQAIADASNGSYIDGNKTNKPVNTIENIIANAQKSEFETTQFSDYKDQFQWFVGFGLLFLILDIFLFDKKTKWLKKVDLFNEENK; from the coding sequence ATGTACAAATTAGAAGAACCAATATATTTTTACCTTTTCACAATTATACCAGTAGTAGTTGTTGTTTTCCTATTGGTTTTATGGTGGAAAAAAAGTATTCAGAAAAAGTTTGCGGCTCCTGAATTATTAGCCAAATTAGCTCCAGATGCCTCTACTTTTAAACCCATATTAAAGCTCGTTGTTTTTTTACTCGGACTTTCCTTTCTGATTATTTCACTTATAAATCCCAAAATGGGAACAAAATTAAAAACAGTAAAACGCGAGGGAGTTGATGTCGTTTTTGCTTTGGATGTTTCTAAAAGTATGCTTGCTGAAGATGTTGCTCCTACTCGATTAGAGAAAGCGAAACAAATTATTTCTAAAATCATAGATAAACTAGGAAGTGACCGTGTAGGTATCATCATTTACGCAGGAAATGCGTATCCTTTGCTCCCTATTACTACCGATCATGCGTCTGCTAAAATGTTTTTGCAAAATGCTAATCCTGATATGGTTTCAAGTCAAGGAACAGCTATAACGGAAGCTTTAAATCTTGCCAAAACATATTACAACAACGATGAGCAAACCAATCGGTTTTTAATTATGATCTCTGATGGAGAAGATCATCAAGAAGAAACCAAACAAATTGCTCAAAACTTATCTAATGATGGGGTTAAGGTATATACCATTGGTATTGGTACCGAGAAAGGAGCCCCAATACCGATTAAATTAAATGGGGCTTTAATTGGTTATAAAAAAAATAGAAAGGGAGAAACAGTAATCACTCAACGTAAACCCGAAGTTTTACAGGCAATCGCGGATGCTTCTAACGGAAGTTATATTGATGGAAACAAAACAAACAAGCCCGTAAATACCATTGAGAACATTATTGCTAACGCCCAAAAGAGTGAATTTGAAACAACACAGTTTTCTGATTATAAAGATCAATTCCAATGGTTTGTTGGTTTTGGTTTGCTGTTTTTAATCTTAGATATTTTTCTTTTTGATAAGAAAACTAAATGGCTTAAAAAAGTAGATTTGTTTAATGAAGAAAATAAATAA
- a CDS encoding BatD family protein, whose protein sequence is MTLKFYICLFISLLTLSIQAQDAQLTATVSKNKLGLNQRLRVEFAINKQGADNFTAPNFQNFKVVGGPSQSVSQSWINGKVSFSQSYTYIIQPKRKGELNIPPASIDIDGKTITSKHIKIIVLDAVELPKDPNDPEYVAQQNIHLVAEISKRAPYVGEGIYVEYRLYFSKNVGIYDNAITESPQYNGFWNQEIKRNGTPVKKGTYNGESYRYAVLHKALLIPTKSGKLTIDPMKMDIVVAVPTGRGDFFGNPITKQVRKEFSSAKKTINVKALPLQNKPEGFAGAVGEFSFEVTANKHTLKANESAQIKVNIHGKGNLKLFELPKIETPKALEVYQPERKEKVQITSTGLKGSVYDQYTIVPEYQGKYKIPKLSFSYFNPKEEQYQTISSEDLYIEVLEGKKLPSNSDKNTVIKETVSSTGKNFRYIQTTSNFTPIKTTPFFKSNLFYALLILPLISIPIGIFIAKKKEEIAGDINSNKAKKADKLAKKYLSEAQKQLGKKEAFYESLERALHNYLKAKLGIETSDISREKITTILESKKVKTNTITQFIEVLKDCDFARYTPITNVEMEEEYEKAKQIITKLDKQL, encoded by the coding sequence ATGACGTTGAAATTTTACATATGCTTATTTATAAGCCTACTTACTTTATCTATACAAGCGCAAGATGCTCAATTAACAGCTACTGTTAGTAAAAACAAATTAGGGTTAAACCAACGATTACGAGTAGAGTTTGCTATTAACAAACAAGGAGCTGATAATTTTACAGCTCCAAATTTCCAAAATTTTAAAGTTGTTGGAGGGCCAAGCCAGTCTGTAAGCCAATCTTGGATTAACGGAAAAGTAAGTTTTTCTCAGTCTTATACTTATATTATTCAGCCTAAAAGAAAGGGAGAACTTAATATTCCTCCCGCTAGTATTGATATAGATGGTAAAACAATTACATCTAAACACATAAAAATTATTGTGCTTGATGCAGTTGAGCTTCCTAAAGACCCTAATGACCCCGAATATGTTGCTCAACAAAACATCCATCTAGTAGCAGAAATTTCAAAAAGAGCTCCATACGTAGGAGAAGGTATTTATGTAGAGTATCGCTTATATTTTAGTAAAAATGTAGGGATTTATGATAATGCCATTACGGAATCACCTCAATACAATGGCTTTTGGAACCAAGAGATTAAAAGAAATGGGACTCCTGTTAAAAAAGGGACTTATAACGGAGAATCTTATCGATATGCAGTATTACATAAAGCTTTATTGATTCCAACAAAATCAGGAAAACTAACTATTGATCCAATGAAAATGGACATTGTGGTAGCAGTACCCACTGGGCGCGGAGATTTCTTTGGAAACCCTATCACAAAACAGGTTCGGAAAGAATTTTCCTCTGCCAAAAAAACAATCAATGTCAAAGCCCTCCCATTGCAAAATAAACCGGAAGGGTTTGCTGGGGCAGTGGGCGAATTTTCATTTGAAGTTACAGCCAATAAGCACACATTAAAAGCAAATGAGTCGGCACAAATTAAAGTAAACATTCATGGAAAAGGTAATTTAAAATTATTTGAATTACCTAAAATTGAAACTCCTAAAGCATTAGAAGTATATCAACCTGAAAGAAAAGAAAAAGTGCAAATTACTTCTACAGGCTTAAAAGGAAGTGTGTATGACCAATATACCATTGTACCTGAATACCAAGGAAAATATAAAATACCTAAACTTTCCTTTTCTTATTTCAACCCTAAAGAAGAACAGTACCAAACAATTAGCAGTGAAGACCTCTATATTGAGGTGTTAGAAGGTAAAAAATTACCCTCTAACTCTGATAAAAATACCGTTATAAAAGAAACTGTATCTAGCACAGGTAAAAACTTCAGGTACATACAAACAACCAGTAATTTTACACCGATAAAAACAACTCCTTTTTTCAAATCTAATTTATTTTACGCATTGCTAATATTACCGTTAATCTCTATTCCTATAGGAATATTTATTGCGAAGAAAAAAGAAGAAATAGCTGGAGATATCAATAGTAACAAAGCTAAAAAAGCTGATAAACTAGCTAAGAAATATTTATCTGAAGCTCAAAAACAATTAGGAAAAAAAGAAGCTTTCTATGAATCTTTGGAACGTGCTCTTCACAATTACCTAAAAGCCAAATTAGGCATAGAAACCTCGGATATTTCTAGAGAAAAAATTACAACTATTTTAGAAAGCAAAAAGGTTAAAACCAATACAATCACCCAATTTATCGAAGTTTTAAAAGATTGTGACTTTGCTAGATATACCCCTATAACCAATGTTGAAATGGAAGAAGAATACGAAAAAGCAAAACAAATAATTACCAAATTGGATAAGCAATTATAA